One Thermodesulfobacteriota bacterium DNA window includes the following coding sequences:
- a CDS encoding FAD-linked oxidase C-terminal domain-containing protein, translating to MHAPASEAKLRSPGWKKDFGERLTRILGPDGVIYADDELIAYDCDALTGYRVKPLFVVLPRTSGEVSLVMKMCYDEDVPYVPRGAGTGLSGGALPAEEGIVISLSRMNRIIEVDIPNERVVAEPGVTNLSVTNAVSAYGYYYAPDPSSQIVCTIGGNVAENSGGVHCLKYGVTTNHVLGLEVILPDGEIIEIGGKTLDRPGYDLTGLMVGSEGLLGIVTRVTLRIVKKPETVKTLFASFDRIEEAGASVSGITARGVIPAGMEIMDNLCIRSVEEAVHAGYPVEAGSILLVELDGPAAEVEAQMPVVEEVLRENNALEIRIARDARERDLFWKGRKNAFPAMGRVSSDYYVQDGVIPRSRLAEVLGRIGELSREYDLRVGNVFHAGDGNLHPLVLYDSTKEGESERALELAGRILGVCVESGGSITGEHGVGNDKKRFLSLMFDENDLETMNLVRCAFDEKGLCNPGKVFPTPRTCVEQGMKPYAEHPLQKAGLGEMY from the coding sequence ATGCACGCACCAGCATCTGAAGCCAAGCTGAGATCACCCGGCTGGAAAAAGGATTTCGGAGAGAGGCTCACGCGCATCCTCGGGCCTGACGGCGTCATATACGCGGACGACGAGCTCATAGCGTACGACTGCGACGCGCTTACGGGCTACAGGGTGAAGCCTCTTTTCGTCGTCCTGCCGAGGACATCAGGCGAGGTGTCGCTTGTGATGAAGATGTGTTATGACGAGGACGTCCCGTACGTGCCGAGGGGGGCGGGGACGGGGCTCTCGGGCGGGGCTCTGCCTGCCGAAGAAGGCATCGTGATATCGCTTTCCCGCATGAACAGAATAATAGAAGTGGACATCCCGAACGAGCGCGTGGTCGCGGAGCCGGGCGTGACGAACCTTTCCGTTACGAACGCTGTGAGCGCTTACGGGTATTATTACGCCCCCGACCCTTCGAGCCAGATAGTCTGCACGATAGGCGGGAACGTCGCCGAGAACTCGGGCGGAGTCCACTGCCTTAAATACGGAGTGACCACGAACCACGTGCTTGGGCTCGAGGTGATCCTTCCGGACGGCGAGATAATAGAGATCGGGGGAAAGACCCTCGACCGTCCCGGCTACGACCTTACGGGGCTCATGGTGGGCTCGGAAGGGCTTCTGGGGATCGTCACGAGGGTCACGCTGAGGATAGTGAAGAAGCCCGAGACCGTGAAGACTCTCTTCGCGTCCTTCGACAGGATCGAAGAAGCCGGGGCTTCGGTGTCTGGCATAACGGCGAGGGGTGTGATACCCGCCGGGATGGAGATAATGGACAATCTCTGCATACGCTCGGTCGAGGAAGCCGTTCACGCCGGATACCCAGTTGAAGCGGGCTCCATACTGCTCGTCGAGCTCGACGGCCCCGCAGCCGAGGTCGAGGCCCAGATGCCTGTTGTCGAAGAGGTGCTGAGGGAGAATAACGCGCTCGAGATAAGGATCGCCAGGGACGCGCGGGAAAGGGACCTCTTCTGGAAGGGGCGCAAGAACGCCTTCCCGGCCATGGGCAGAGTGAGCTCCGATTACTACGTCCAGGACGGCGTCATACCGAGGAGCAGGCTCGCGGAAGTGCTGGGAAGGATTGGGGAGCTCAGCAGGGAGTACGACCTCAGGGTGGGGAACGTTTTTCATGCGGGCGACGGAAACCTCCACCCGCTCGTGCTTTATGATTCGACGAAAGAGGGGGAGTCGGAGAGGGCGCTCGAGCTCGCGGGCAGGATACTCGGCGTGTGCGTGGAATCGGGCGGGAGCATCACGGGGGAGCACGGAGTAGGGAACGATAAGAAGAGGTTCCTCTCCCTCATGTTCGACGAGAACGACCTCGAGACTATGAACCTCGTGAGGTGTGCGTTCGACGAGAAGGGACTATGCAACCCCGGAAAGGTATTCCCCACGCCCAGGACATGCGTAGAGCAGGGTATGAAGCCTTATGCCGAGCACCCTCTCCAGAAGGCTGGTCTCGGAGAGATGTACTGA
- the queC gene encoding 7-cyano-7-deazaguanine synthase QueC, with amino-acid sequence MNKKAVIILSGGIDSTTLVYSSIEQGYTVECLTILYGQRHGREADSARRVTEALGVPHRIVDLSPLGQVLSGSALTDGRIDVPEVPETAEHYDTLKATIVPNRNAIFLSIAVGYAVSIRADNVFFGAHYSDRGVYPDCREEFVEAFQASERLATGEPDLNILAPFVGMEKADIVRLGDRLGVPFGETWSCYKGGSVHCGVCSSCRERKRAFLEAGVPDPTVYER; translated from the coding sequence ATGAATAAAAAGGCGGTCATCATTTTGTCCGGCGGCATCGACAGCACGACCCTCGTTTACAGCTCGATCGAGCAGGGTTACACGGTCGAATGTCTCACTATCCTTTACGGACAGAGGCACGGGAGGGAGGCCGATTCCGCGCGCAGGGTGACTGAAGCCCTGGGCGTGCCTCACAGAATTGTCGACCTCTCCCCGCTCGGCCAGGTCCTCTCGGGCTCAGCGCTCACCGACGGCAGGATCGACGTGCCCGAGGTCCCTGAAACGGCGGAGCATTACGATACGCTCAAAGCGACAATAGTCCCCAACAGGAACGCCATCTTTCTCTCTATCGCCGTCGGATATGCCGTCAGCATACGCGCCGACAACGTCTTCTTCGGCGCTCATTACTCGGACAGGGGCGTCTACCCCGACTGCCGGGAGGAGTTCGTCGAGGCTTTTCAGGCCTCCGAAAGGCTCGCGACCGGTGAGCCGGACCTGAATATCCTCGCCCCCTTCGTCGGCATGGAAAAGGCGGATATAGTGAGGCTCGGCGACAGGCTCGGAGTGCCCTTCGGCGAGACATGGAGCTGCTACAAGGGTGGGAGCGTCCACTGCGGGGTATGCAGCTCCTGCAGGGAGAGGAAAAGGGCTTTTCTCGAAGCAGGGGTCCCCGACCCCACGGTATATGAGAGATGA
- a CDS encoding DUF1461 domain-containing protein, which produces MRKTAIDRVKGLLLFVSLFYLTFYIPMALTFYFPQWMKLNCEWHERCGIIGYDNAYRGMEELSAFFRHHGGLDHFYTTKEKTHLTEVRGMFDKMLIIGIAAVVLLALTYDRKKIGRFALINAAIILSLLIVLPFFTTFWRDVFHPLLFRNNLWINNRYDLSFYIMPRQFFKYTVALIVLVSVAVNAAIWLSLRKGSKKT; this is translated from the coding sequence TTGCGAAAAACAGCGATCGACCGCGTCAAAGGTTTGCTCCTTTTCGTCTCCCTTTTTTATCTGACGTTCTATATCCCGATGGCTCTAACTTTTTACTTCCCTCAGTGGATGAAGCTCAACTGCGAATGGCACGAACGTTGCGGAATAATCGGTTACGATAACGCGTACAGGGGAATGGAAGAACTCTCCGCGTTCTTCAGACACCATGGGGGACTCGACCATTTCTACACAACGAAGGAGAAAACTCACTTAACGGAAGTGCGGGGGATGTTCGACAAGATGCTCATAATCGGCATTGCTGCTGTCGTACTGCTCGCACTCACCTACGACAGGAAGAAGATAGGGCGATTCGCTTTAATCAACGCAGCGATCATACTCTCGCTTCTGATCGTGCTCCCTTTTTTCACGACGTTCTGGAGGGACGTTTTCCACCCTCTGCTCTTCAGGAACAATCTCTGGATAAACAACAGGTATGACCTGTCCTTTTATATAATGCCGAGACAGTTCTTCAAATACACGGTCGCGCTTATAGTTCTTGTTTCAGTCGCGGTGAACGCCGCAATCTGGCTTTCATTGCGCAAGGGCTCCAAGAAGACCTGA
- a CDS encoding DUF3891 family protein — MIRRDDAHGWILVTQYDHAVLAGNLMERWGNETFSSPRPRGEVLFAAREHDCGWKEWDSAPRINPENGYPANFMEMESSDQTDIWRRSFESHAEEHPYASALIALHFARFNRKLLSRDPSDRYAKTLESEIYRFVSGKLGIDASGPQNLTREVKVNLRLLQVGDIISLALCHGWESMEIPDVPVDYGGNSLSLVLKSHNGFDFTLSPYPFSEAPLGLRVEARKLAGKIYADDGDLRKSLASAPFTTLDFTIIKG, encoded by the coding sequence ATGATCCGAAGAGACGACGCCCACGGATGGATCCTTGTCACACAGTATGACCACGCTGTCCTTGCAGGAAACCTTATGGAGCGCTGGGGGAACGAAACCTTCTCTTCTCCCCGCCCGCGCGGAGAGGTGCTCTTCGCGGCGAGAGAGCACGACTGCGGGTGGAAGGAATGGGACTCGGCGCCCAGGATAAATCCCGAAAACGGTTATCCGGCCAATTTCATGGAGATGGAATCCTCAGACCAGACGGATATCTGGAGGAGGTCCTTCGAATCTCATGCGGAAGAGCATCCGTACGCTTCCGCCCTCATCGCGCTCCATTTCGCGAGGTTCAACCGGAAGCTGCTCTCCAGAGACCCCTCCGACCGATACGCGAAAACGCTCGAGAGCGAGATATACAGGTTCGTCTCCGGAAAGCTCGGTATCGATGCCTCCGGACCTCAGAACCTAACGCGTGAAGTAAAGGTCAACCTCAGGCTCCTCCAGGTGGGCGACATCATTTCCCTCGCCCTCTGCCACGGGTGGGAGTCCATGGAGATCCCGGACGTCCCCGTCGATTACGGGGGTAATTCTCTGAGCCTCGTCCTCAAATCGCACAACGGATTCGACTTCACGCTGTCGCCGTATCCCTTCTCTGAGGCCCCTCTGGGTTTACGCGTAGAGGCGCGGAAGCTTGCGGGGAAAATCTACGCGGACGACGGAGACCTGAGGAAGTCGCTCGCGAGCGCGCCCTTCACGACCCTTGATTTCACAATAATAAAAGGCTAA
- the rplM gene encoding 50S ribosomal protein L13, with product MMKTYMARSGDFDKKWFLIDGEGKTVGRLSSKIASILRGKEKPQFTPHADIGDFVIVVNADKLKFTGKKWENKKYYWHTGHPGGIKSIPADDLAGKKPEELLKKAVWGMLPKNRWQKKLITRLKIYTGNEHPHSPQKPETLEV from the coding sequence ATAATGAAGACTTACATGGCAAGAAGCGGAGATTTCGATAAAAAATGGTTCCTGATCGACGGGGAAGGCAAAACGGTCGGGAGGCTTTCTTCGAAGATAGCCAGTATACTGAGAGGCAAGGAGAAGCCGCAGTTCACCCCTCACGCGGACATCGGAGATTTCGTAATAGTCGTTAACGCCGATAAGCTCAAGTTCACGGGCAAAAAGTGGGAAAATAAGAAATATTACTGGCACACCGGGCACCCGGGAGGGATAAAGTCGATCCCCGCGGACGATCTGGCCGGGAAGAAACCCGAAGAATTACTGAAAAAAGCTGTCTGGGGCATGCTGCCTAAGAACAGGTGGCAGAAAAAGCTCATAACGAGACTCAAGATCTACACCGGGAACGAGCACCCGCATTCGCCGCAGAAGCCCGAGACCCTGGAGGTATAG
- a CDS encoding class I SAM-dependent methyltransferase, whose amino-acid sequence MDEIREKYDYEPFADTEEYREVNEACIHGWVEIMRRKGVSGIEAILDVATGAGTMVQIVFDQLPASWKKAAVMCLDQSAEALRLAQSKLEKTVEKLKMVHSSVEDMDIPDASIDVAVWGNGIHYLSEHEQLDSVKRIKKALKPGGLFFFNTAFYEEARPAETLAFYRTQVKNAVQYLRDRGISRQKDDSRTEASKFLPRSYYEQMVKEAGFKLVEVKEYAVDMKREAWEYISSFQQYAAGALRGYPVDAAVEAMKEAVQPALEQHGHRDAEGNLYITRKWLAISTEA is encoded by the coding sequence ATGGACGAGATCAGGGAAAAATACGACTATGAGCCGTTTGCCGACACCGAGGAGTACAGGGAGGTGAACGAGGCCTGCATACACGGCTGGGTCGAGATAATGCGCCGTAAGGGCGTGAGCGGGATCGAGGCGATCCTGGACGTAGCAACGGGCGCGGGGACGATGGTGCAGATAGTTTTCGACCAGCTGCCCGCTAGCTGGAAAAAGGCTGCGGTAATGTGCCTCGACCAGTCGGCGGAGGCGCTCAGGCTCGCCCAGTCGAAGCTCGAAAAGACGGTCGAAAAGTTGAAGATGGTTCATTCTTCCGTCGAGGACATGGACATACCCGACGCGAGCATAGACGTGGCCGTATGGGGGAACGGAATACACTACCTTTCCGAGCACGAGCAGCTCGACAGCGTGAAGAGGATAAAAAAGGCGCTCAAGCCGGGCGGCCTCTTTTTCTTCAACACCGCCTTCTACGAGGAGGCGAGGCCTGCCGAGACGCTCGCTTTCTACCGCACGCAGGTCAAAAACGCGGTTCAGTATCTCAGGGATCGCGGTATAAGCAGGCAGAAGGACGATTCCAGGACGGAGGCTTCGAAATTCCTCCCGAGATCCTATTACGAGCAGATGGTCAAGGAAGCGGGTTTCAAGCTCGTCGAGGTCAAGGAATACGCAGTAGACATGAAGAGAGAGGCCTGGGAATACATAAGCTCCTTCCAGCAGTACGCGGCAGGGGCCCTGAGGGGATACCCGGTCGACGCCGCGGTAGAGGCCATGAAGGAGGCCGTTCAGCCCGCACTTGAGCAGCACGGGCACAGGGACGCCGAGGGGAACCTCTACATCACGCGCAAATGGCTCGCCATAAGCACGGAGGCCTGA
- a CDS encoding inositol-3-phosphate synthase, translating into MSKPEGKLGVLIPGIGGAVSTTFIAGVEAIKRGLGKPIGSLTQLGRIRLGKRTEKKSPLIKEFIPLADLGDLVFAGWDIFPDNCYEAALKAGVLEKNLVEELKDTLEKLKPMPAVFSRKYVKNLNGKHLKTGKTKMDLAGQIIEDIKRFKKESGVSRLVMVWCGSTEVFIKPSAVHATMASFEKGLRENHPDIPPSMIYAYAALQCGVPYANGAPNLSVDVPALTDFAGKKKVPIAGKDFKTGQTLMKTILAPGLKSRMIGLHGWFSTNILGNRDGEVLDDPYSFKTKEESKLGVLEYMFQPDLHPDLYSNYYHKVRINYYPPRGDAKEAWDNIDIFGWLGYPMQIKVNFLCRDSILAAPIVLDLVLFLDLAKRAGFDGIQEWLSFYFKSPMYGKGLYPEHDLFIQLMKLKNTLRYMKGEELITHLGLDYYNLM; encoded by the coding sequence ATCTCCAAGCCCGAGGGAAAGCTCGGCGTTCTCATCCCCGGCATAGGCGGAGCGGTTAGCACCACGTTCATCGCGGGCGTCGAGGCCATTAAAAGGGGGCTCGGGAAACCCATAGGCTCTCTCACGCAGCTCGGAAGGATAAGGCTCGGGAAGAGGACAGAGAAGAAATCCCCGCTCATCAAGGAATTCATTCCTCTCGCCGATCTCGGCGACCTGGTATTCGCGGGATGGGACATATTCCCGGATAACTGCTACGAAGCCGCTTTAAAGGCGGGCGTACTCGAAAAGAACCTGGTCGAGGAATTAAAAGACACGCTCGAGAAACTAAAGCCGATGCCCGCGGTATTCAGCAGGAAATACGTAAAGAACCTCAACGGAAAACACCTGAAAACCGGCAAGACAAAGATGGACCTCGCCGGGCAGATCATCGAGGACATAAAGCGGTTCAAGAAGGAAAGCGGCGTATCGCGGCTCGTCATGGTGTGGTGCGGGAGCACGGAGGTATTCATAAAGCCTTCCGCGGTCCACGCGACCATGGCTTCGTTCGAGAAGGGATTGAGAGAAAACCACCCGGACATACCGCCGAGCATGATCTACGCCTACGCCGCGCTTCAGTGCGGCGTGCCCTATGCGAACGGCGCTCCCAACCTGTCGGTCGACGTTCCGGCGCTCACGGACTTCGCCGGGAAAAAGAAAGTCCCGATCGCGGGCAAAGACTTCAAGACGGGTCAGACGCTCATGAAAACGATCCTCGCCCCCGGACTCAAGAGCAGGATGATAGGGCTCCACGGCTGGTTTTCGACGAACATACTCGGGAACAGGGACGGCGAAGTGTTAGATGACCCCTATTCGTTCAAGACCAAGGAAGAAAGCAAGTTAGGCGTCCTCGAATACATGTTCCAGCCCGACCTCCACCCGGACCTATACTCGAATTACTATCACAAGGTGAGGATCAACTACTACCCGCCGAGGGGAGACGCCAAGGAAGCCTGGGACAACATAGACATTTTCGGATGGCTCGGATACCCGATGCAGATAAAGGTCAACTTCCTCTGCAGGGACAGCATACTCGCGGCGCCCATAGTGCTCGACCTGGTGCTGTTCCTGGACTTGGCTAAAAGGGCCGGATTCGACGGAATACAGGAGTGGCTATCCTTCTACTTCAAGAGCCCGATGTACGGAAAGGGGCTCTATCCCGAGCATGACCTCTTCATACAGCTCATGAAGCTCAAGAACACGCTCAGATATATGAAGGGCGAAGAGCTCATCACCCACCTGGGACTCGATTACTACAACCTGATGTAA
- the rpsI gene encoding 30S ribosomal protein S9 produces MAEVNYYGTGRRKTSIARVWLRSGDGKITINDRQPEEYFPREYWMVHALEPLATTQTKGKYNVVVDVKGGGLTGQAGAVRHGIARALLKADEANKKPLKSAGQLSRDPRMVERKKYGLKKARRGQQFSKR; encoded by the coding sequence ATGGCTGAAGTCAATTACTACGGAACCGGAAGAAGAAAAACATCTATTGCCCGGGTCTGGCTGAGATCGGGAGACGGCAAGATCACCATAAACGACCGCCAGCCGGAAGAGTACTTCCCGCGCGAATACTGGATGGTGCATGCGCTCGAGCCGCTCGCGACCACGCAGACGAAGGGGAAATACAACGTCGTCGTCGACGTAAAGGGCGGAGGCCTGACAGGCCAGGCGGGAGCGGTCAGGCACGGCATCGCGAGGGCGCTGCTCAAGGCCGACGAGGCCAACAAGAAGCCGCTCAAATCGGCGGGCCAGCTCAGCAGGGACCCGAGAATGGTCGAGCGTAAGAAGTACGGACTCAAGAAAGCCAGACGCGGACAGCAGTTCTCAAAGAGGTAA
- a CDS encoding FAD-binding oxidoreductase, translating into MVELSSIKELRSIVGEENAVEDPQLLESSAIDGVKPGIVLFPENIEQISEIMKTASRVSASVIPMGSGTKRGIGNKPLGADIVLSTKKLDRVKEHESADLVATAECGITLSALNSRLGARNQFLPVDPPHVNDGATVGGVIASNDSGPMRLRYGTARELLIGMKVVRADGSVFKGGSKVVKNVAGYDMPKLFVGSLGTLGIIAEATFRLYPVPESSKTYVAGFKSLDEAHGAVRSLINSNLVINALEQMDPGLSGSIEERLGMGLGRNIYALAVRIMNVTQAVEDQIKTVMEVSRRNGGEGVVIEGGDEEAFWNEVREFPWRSLDGASAVLKAGVLISDVTRMFLMLEELSDKYGVRAHASARAANGVVIVSVKGDSEPVLSSVKELREFSESAGGSLVVREASPEIKAAVSVWGDIGSPLGLMKRIKSGFDPGNILNPGRLF; encoded by the coding sequence ATGGTAGAGCTGTCTTCAATAAAGGAGTTGAGGAGCATAGTCGGTGAAGAAAACGCAGTCGAGGACCCGCAGCTCCTTGAATCGTCAGCCATAGACGGCGTCAAGCCCGGGATCGTGCTTTTCCCGGAAAATATAGAGCAAATTTCAGAAATCATGAAAACGGCCTCTCGCGTCTCGGCCTCCGTAATACCCATGGGCTCGGGGACGAAACGCGGGATCGGGAATAAGCCCCTCGGCGCCGATATAGTGCTGTCCACAAAAAAACTCGACCGCGTCAAAGAGCACGAATCCGCGGACCTCGTGGCTACGGCCGAATGCGGCATTACGTTAAGCGCGCTCAATTCCCGGCTTGGCGCGAGGAACCAGTTCCTTCCGGTCGATCCCCCGCACGTAAACGACGGGGCGACAGTGGGCGGCGTCATCGCCTCAAACGACAGCGGCCCGATGAGGCTCCGGTACGGGACCGCGAGGGAGCTCCTGATCGGGATGAAAGTGGTGCGCGCGGACGGGAGCGTCTTTAAAGGCGGATCGAAGGTGGTGAAGAACGTAGCCGGGTACGACATGCCCAAGCTCTTCGTCGGCTCGCTCGGCACGCTTGGCATAATAGCGGAGGCGACTTTCAGGCTCTACCCTGTACCTGAATCGTCCAAGACGTATGTCGCAGGGTTTAAATCCCTCGACGAGGCGCACGGCGCGGTCAGGTCTCTCATTAACTCCAACCTCGTGATAAACGCGCTAGAGCAGATGGATCCGGGGCTCTCGGGAAGCATAGAGGAAAGGCTGGGTATGGGTTTGGGCAGAAACATATACGCCCTCGCCGTAAGGATTATGAACGTCACGCAGGCGGTAGAGGATCAGATTAAAACCGTAATGGAAGTTTCACGGAGGAACGGCGGAGAAGGGGTCGTTATAGAGGGCGGAGACGAAGAGGCTTTCTGGAATGAGGTCAGGGAATTTCCCTGGAGGTCTTTGGACGGAGCTTCCGCAGTGCTCAAAGCCGGCGTGCTCATATCGGACGTGACGCGTATGTTCCTCATGCTCGAAGAATTATCGGACAAGTACGGCGTCCGCGCGCATGCGTCCGCGAGGGCGGCCAACGGGGTCGTGATCGTATCGGTCAAAGGGGATAGCGAGCCTGTCCTCAGCTCCGTGAAGGAGTTGAGGGAATTTTCCGAATCAGCCGGAGGGAGTCTCGTCGTCAGGGAAGCGTCCCCTGAAATAAAGGCCGCCGTCTCCGTCTGGGGTGATATAGGCTCGCCGCTCGGCCTGATGAAGAGGATAAAATCGGGCTTCGATCCGGGGAACATACTCAATCCTGGCAGGCTTTTCTGA
- a CDS encoding heterodisulfide reductase-related iron-sulfur binding cluster encodes MRERSYDTFDETDRPSARIIDDCVHCGFCLSACPTYQETGNELDSPRGRIYLMKSASEGKIPMGGSLVRHLDMCLGCLACEPACPSGVRYGRLIEAGRSQIERRYERPFPEKLRRSFIFKLFPFPGRLKLLLPFFYLYRKLGIKSLVESSGLLRAVSPGLASMEEMLPDVDSPSVPRALPDITHARGKKRFRVALLTGCVQSVFFSKTNEATVRVLAENGCEVVIPRDQGCCGALSVHSGRLHEGREFARFLVRSFERIDADVVIVNSAGCGSTMKEYGELLEDDPAFSERARKLSGKTRDVMEFLGDIGLAGDLKPLPLRITYQDACHLGHAQRIKDQPRSVLGQIPGIQFTELPESELCCGSAGIYNMVEPEMSGRLLERKIRHLKETGADCLVAGNPGCLLQIRKGIKRHGLGIKTAHPVELLDWSYRGVPK; translated from the coding sequence ATGCGGGAGAGATCGTACGACACTTTCGACGAGACCGACAGGCCGAGCGCCCGGATAATAGATGACTGCGTCCACTGCGGCTTCTGTCTCTCCGCGTGCCCCACGTATCAGGAGACCGGAAACGAGCTCGACTCCCCGAGAGGAAGGATATATCTCATGAAGTCAGCCTCCGAGGGGAAGATTCCTATGGGAGGATCTCTCGTCAGGCACCTGGACATGTGCCTCGGCTGCCTCGCCTGCGAGCCGGCATGTCCGTCGGGAGTGCGTTACGGGAGACTCATAGAGGCGGGAAGGTCGCAGATCGAAAGGCGTTACGAGAGACCCTTCCCGGAGAAGCTCCGAAGGTCTTTCATTTTTAAACTGTTTCCATTCCCCGGGAGGTTAAAACTCCTCCTGCCATTTTTCTATCTCTATCGGAAGCTCGGGATAAAGAGTCTCGTCGAGTCCTCGGGACTGCTCAGGGCGGTATCCCCGGGCCTCGCGAGCATGGAGGAGATGCTGCCCGACGTGGATTCGCCATCGGTACCGCGCGCGCTCCCCGATATTACGCACGCGAGAGGAAAGAAGCGTTTCCGCGTTGCGCTCCTTACGGGATGCGTGCAGAGCGTTTTCTTCTCGAAGACGAACGAAGCGACGGTCAGAGTGCTGGCGGAGAACGGGTGCGAGGTGGTGATCCCGAGGGATCAGGGGTGCTGCGGCGCGCTTTCAGTTCACTCGGGGAGACTACATGAGGGGAGGGAGTTCGCGAGGTTCCTTGTAAGGAGCTTCGAGAGAATCGACGCCGACGTAGTAATCGTAAATTCCGCGGGCTGCGGCTCGACCATGAAAGAATACGGGGAGCTTCTGGAAGACGACCCGGCATTCTCGGAGCGCGCCCGGAAACTGAGCGGGAAAACAAGGGACGTCATGGAGTTCCTCGGCGACATAGGCCTTGCCGGCGATCTGAAACCGCTTCCTCTCAGGATCACGTATCAGGACGCATGTCACCTGGGACACGCGCAGAGGATCAAGGATCAGCCGAGGAGCGTGCTCGGGCAGATACCCGGCATCCAGTTCACGGAGCTTCCCGAGTCCGAGCTATGCTGCGGGAGCGCGGGCATTTACAACATGGTCGAGCCCGAGATGTCGGGCAGGCTTCTCGAGCGTAAGATAAGGCATCTGAAAGAGACGGGCGCCGACTGCCTCGTCGCCGGGAATCCGGGCTGCCTGCTCCAGATAAGAAAGGGCATCAAGCGGCACGGCTTAGGCATCAAAACGGCCCACCCGGTCGAGCTCTTGGACTGGTCTTACCGAGGCGTCCCGAAATAA
- a CDS encoding radical SAM protein yields MNVSEIFYSIQGEGVEIGLPTVFVRLFACDLRCSWCDTMYAVEGRDFRKMTVGEVLTEIHGHGCKRVCITGGEPLIQKDEAGELAENLINEGYKIVLETSGHKMPPPVFWTDNCVISMDCKCPGSGMEDKMDFGLFKELRPRDQLKFVIADEADYEYAKGVLASHPVKANVIFQPAGGQGLGWLSEKVMADGLGGVRVLPQLHKIIWGDRRGV; encoded by the coding sequence ATGAACGTAAGCGAGATCTTTTATTCGATCCAGGGCGAGGGCGTGGAGATAGGTCTTCCCACGGTATTTGTCAGGCTCTTCGCCTGCGACCTCCGCTGCTCGTGGTGCGATACTATGTACGCGGTCGAGGGGAGGGATTTCAGGAAAATGACAGTCGGCGAGGTCCTGACGGAGATACACGGCCACGGATGCAAAAGGGTCTGCATTACGGGAGGTGAGCCCCTCATTCAGAAGGACGAGGCCGGGGAGCTCGCGGAAAATCTAATAAACGAAGGGTATAAGATCGTGCTCGAGACGAGCGGGCACAAGATGCCCCCGCCCGTATTCTGGACCGATAACTGCGTAATAAGCATGGACTGCAAGTGTCCCGGCTCCGGCATGGAGGACAAGATGGACTTCGGGCTCTTTAAGGAGCTCCGCCCCCGGGACCAGCTCAAGTTCGTGATAGCGGACGAGGCCGATTACGAGTACGCGAAGGGGGTGCTGGCTTCGCATCCCGTTAAGGCGAACGTCATTTTCCAGCCCGCGGGAGGGCAGGGGCTCGGCTGGCTCTCGGAGAAGGTCATGGCCGACGGGCTCGGCGGGGTCAGGGTGCTGCCCCAGCTGCACAAGATTATCTGGGGGGACAGGAGAGGTGTATAA